One candidate division WOR-3 bacterium genomic window, AATACATGCCGGCATAAGAAGGGTAAATTCCAGAAGAAAAAAATTTGAAAATTTTGCCAAATTCTGATAAGATCGATGGAAATTTCCTGAAAATTTTGCACAAACAGAAAAGGAGCTTATATGTCTTTTAACTTAAGAAACAGAAATTTTCTTAAACTTCTCGATTTCTCCCAAAGCGAGATTAAATACCTTCTCGACCTGTCTTTTTATCTGAAAAAAGCCAAAATTGCTGGTTGTGAACAGCAAAGGTTGAAGGGGAAAAAAATTGCTCTCATTTTTGAAAAAGCTTCGACTAGGACGAGATGCGCTTTTGAGAGTGCCGCTTTTGACCAAGGGGCTAATGTGACATATCTTGGCCCTGAAGGTTCTCATATGGGGAAAAAAGAGACCATTAAAGATACGGCAAGGGTTCTCGGAAGAATGTATGACGGTATTGAGTACAGAGGCTTCGGACAGGAAATTGTTGAGGCTCTGGCGGAATTTTCCGGTGTTCCCGTCTGGAACGGGCTGACCGACGAATTTCATCCAACCCAGATACTCGCAGATTTTATGACCATGATTGAGCACGTTGAAAAACCGCTCTGCAAGACATCTCTTTGTTTTCTTGGAGATACGAGAAACAATGTCTCAAATTCATTATTAGTCGGGTCGGCTAAAATGGGATTGGATTTCAGGCTAGCTGGACCAAAAGACAGGCATCCGGAAGAAAAACTTCTCAATGATTGCCTAAAATTAGCTGAAATTAGCG contains:
- the argF gene encoding ornithine carbamoyltransferase, whose amino-acid sequence is MSFNLRNRNFLKLLDFSQSEIKYLLDLSFYLKKAKIAGCEQQRLKGKKIALIFEKASTRTRCAFESAAFDQGANVTYLGPEGSHMGKKETIKDTARVLGRMYDGIEYRGFGQEIVEALAEFSGVPVWNGLTDEFHPTQILADFMTMIEHVEKPLCKTSLCFLGDTRNNVSNSLLVGSAKMGLDFRLAGPKDRHPEEKLLNDCLKLAEISGSKITVSEDPEEAVKGVDFLYTDVWLSMGEPEDFWSDRIKKMLPYQVNEKLIKKTDNKNVKFLHCLPSFHNKETSVGEKIFKEYKLDGLEVTEDVFESSCSVVFDEAENRMHTIKAVMVATLGD